The Vicia villosa cultivar HV-30 ecotype Madison, WI linkage group LG1, Vvil1.0, whole genome shotgun sequence genome includes a region encoding these proteins:
- the LOC131621899 gene encoding GDSL esterase/lipase At1g29670-like: MAHKNLSIMNIGIVLVVLVLSIGIGNAQQVPCYFIFGDSLVDNGNNNQLTSIAKANYAPYGIDFPGGPTGRFSNGKTSVDVIAEQLGFNGYISSYASARGRDILRGVNYASAAAGIREETGQQLGQRISFRGQVLNYQRTVSQLVNNFGDENTTKNYLSKCIYTIGLGSNDYLNNYFMPLTYSSSRQFTPQQYANVLLQAYAQQLRILYNYGARKMALFGVGQIGCSPSELAQNSPDGRTCVARINSANQLFNNGLKSLVDQFNNQFPDARFIYVNVYGIFGDIISNPSAYGFRVTNAGCCGVGRNNGQITCLPLQPACRDRNAFLFWDAFHPTEAGYTVIGKRAYNAQSASDAYPFDINHLAQI, from the exons ATGGCACATAAGAACCTTTCTATAATGAATATAGGGATAGTATTAGTGGTGTTAGTTTTGAGTATTGGTATTGGAAATGCACAACAAGTACCATGCTATTTTATATTCGGAGACTCTTTGGTTGATAATGGTAACAACAACCAACTCACTTCTATAGCAAAAGCTAATTATGCTCCTTATGGAATTGACTTTCCTGGCGGACCAACTGGAAGATTTTCTAATGGCAAAACTTCTGTTGATGTAATTG CTGAGCAATTGGGATTCAACGGTTACATATCTTCGTATGCATCAGCTAGAGGTCGAGACATACTTAGAGGAGTCAATTATGCTTCCGCAGCTGCTGGAATTAGAGAGGAAACTGGACAACAATTG GGACAAAGAATTAGTTTTAGAGGTCAAGTGCTAAATTACCAAAGGACAGTGTCTCAGTTAGTAAATAATTTTGGAGATGAGAATACTACTAAAAATTATCTAAGCAAATGCATTTATACAATTGGATTGGGAAGTAATGATTACCTTAACAACTATTTCATGCCTCTAACCTATTCTAGCAGTAGACAATTCACACCACAACAGTATGCTAATGTTCTTCTTCAAGCATATGCTCAACAACTCAGG ATTCTATATAACTATGGGGCAAGGAAAATGGCATTATTTGGAGTTGGTCAAATAGGTTGCAGTCCAAGTGAATTGGCTCAAAACAGCCCTGATGGTAGAACATGTGTAGCTAGAATCAATTCTGCAAATCAATTATTCAACAATGGATTGAAATCTCTTGTTGATCAATTTAACAACCAATTTCCTGATGCAAGATTCATCTATGTAAATGTTTATGGTATCTTTGGAGACATCATAAGCAACCCATCAGCCTATGGCTTCCGAGTTACAAATGCTGGATGTTGTGGTGTAGGAAGGAACAATGGTCAAATTACATGTCTGCCCCTACAACCTGCATGTAGAGATAGAAACGCGTTCTTATTTTGGGATGCATTTCATCCAACAGAAGCCGGATACACAGTTATTGGTAAAAGAGCTTACAATGCTCAATCTGCTTCTGATGCTTACCCTTTTGATATCAATCACTTAGCACAAATCTAA